In Chlorobiota bacterium, the sequence AATTGAAGCGATCCGTGGTGATAACACTAATGGTCCTGGCGTTGCGGGCACATCGAACACTGCAGCTGGTGTTTATGGAGCCAGTACTGCAAGCCACGGTGTTTGGGGTGTTGGCCTAACAACCGGAAATGCTGGGGTGCTAGGGCGCAATGACGTTGTTGGTGGTTATGGTGTATGGGGGCAAAGTGCTGGTGGTGGGACTGGCGTACATGGAACCAGCCAGATTGGAGATGCCAGCCAGTTTGAAATCACCAACGCAGCCAGCACGGGAGATGCCGTCCGCGCAAACCAAGCAGGGTTAGGCCGTGGTGTTTATTCCGTGATTAACAACACATCGAACATTGTTGCGGCAGTGCGTGGCGAAACCAACGGCGGCGGTTACGGCGTGTTTGGGCAAGCCACCGGAAACGGGAATGCAGGGTTCTTCCAAATCAGCAACCCAGCCAGCACCAGCAGCACCGTGAACGTGACAACCAACGGGATTGGACATGGGATTACGGTGCAACTCACCAACGCCAGCAACGGCGCGCGCGGGGTTGATGTGCTGCAAGCGGGCGTTGGACCCGGCGTGTTTGCAACCAGTGCCGGCGGCAATGCGGTGTGGGGCATCACCAGCAGCATCAGTGCCGCTGGCGTGATTGGCGACAACACCTTCGGCGAAGCTGTGGTTGGCCGCAACCGTGGCGGAAACGGCGTTGGCGCAGTGGTTGGCCGCAACGATTCCAGCGGATACGGCGTGCGTGGGTTCAACACCAAAAACGGTATCGGCGTGATAGGCCAAGCGGGCATCAGCGGCGGAACCGGCGTTGGTGGTCGGTTCGAGAACGTCAACGCCGCAAATGGCAGCGACGCTCTTCAAGCCGCCACAAACGGAACTGGTTGGGCGGGTAACTTTACCAACGTCAACAACAGTAGTGCCTCACGCGGTGTTCGCATTGCAACAACCGCAGGCCAGGGGGGGAACGCGTTGACCGTTGCGAACGGTACAGTGGCGTTCTCCTATCAACACCCATACGCTTCTAATACTGTAATTGACGATGCCACGCTTGTTGTCACCACTGCCGGTAACGTTACTATTCCCACAGGCCCACCGATTGTTGATGGCGCGCATGTCTGGGTGGTAAACAATGCTGGTGCTGTTGTCACCGTAACAAATACGACAGCTGGTGCTTTCAACATTAACCCAGGGCGTGCCGTAGAACTTTTGTTCGTTAGCACAGTTAGCGGAGCCAACTGGATTCCGGTACAGCCATAACCACAGAGTAGTGTGAGGAAAACAACAATGAAACAATACCTTGTTATAGCTGGGTTGCTATGCGCAGGAACTGCGCTTACACAAGCACAGACTCCAACTGGTCTTGCGTCTGATACTCCGGTGCCTGCAATGCAAAGTGCGCCCTCGGCCGATGCTGCAAAATCTGGAGCTTTATTGCAGTCAGCTCCGGTTGCTAACCCTTCGGCATTGCCGTCGGCCAGTGCAGCCCCTGTATCAGTTCCGTTAGCCGCACCCCCTTCGGTGGACCTGAAGATGGTCACTCCTTCCGCTATGGAAGTAACGTTAAGCAGCGGTCAGGCTGTGGCTGCACCAGCAGAGGTTCGCACGGAACTGGTTGTGCCGGTCTCAGCGTCCGATCCAAAGTAATTGAGGGAGGCTTTTAGCCGCAAGCCTAAGAACAACAATGCCGGGCAAGCAGCGTTTCCGTTGCTTGCCCGGCATTGTTTTGGCATCTTCAATTAGTTGCAGATAGTTCTTCGCACCTTATCTCACAACCATTGCTTGTAATTTGCTGATAGTTCATAAGGAAACTTGGGAACCTGCTCCAAGCTAATACAGGGAACGCCTTGGATTGACCACAACTCCATCTGATTCCCGACAACCTACTGCCAACCATGCTTCAAGCAATCCAATACCAAAAAACTGGCGAACTGCACGTGAAAGAGCTTCCGGCCCCGGAACTGAAACCGGGGATGATCGTGGTCCGCACCGCTGCCTCGCTGATCTCGGCCGGAACCGAGCGTACCTCGGTGGCAACTGCGCAAGCCTCCATGCTCACCAAAGCCCGCACCCGCCCGGACCTGGTGAAGCAGGCGATGGATATGGTGAAGAAGGAGGGGCTGATGAACACCGTGGAGAAAATTCGCACCCGCTTGGATAGCTACAAAGCGTTGGGCTACTCCGCCGCTGGCGTGGTGGTGGCTTCGGCCTGCGATGAGTTTGCCCCGGGCGACCGTGTGGCCTGCGCCGGTGCCGGCTACGCTTCCCATGCCGAAGTGATTGCCGTCCCGAAAAATCTTGCCGTGAAAATCCCCGATGGAGTCAGCTTCGAGCAAGCGGCGTTCACCACGCTGGGGGCAATCGCGTTGCAGGGGGTTCGGCAGGCGAAAATCTCGCTGGGGGAATCGGTCGCGGTGGTGGGGCTGGGGCTGCTTGGCCAGCTAACGGTGCAGCTGCTGAAGGCTGCCGGATGCCGTGTGATTGGGCTGGACATCAACGAAGGATTGTTCGCCGCCGCACGCCAGTTCGGTGCCGATGCCGTTGCCCACAGCGGTGGCGGCGCGGCCCAGGCAATCGAAAGTTTCACCCGCGGTATTGGTGCCGATGCGGTGATTATCACCGCCGGAACCAACAGCAACGCGCCGATGGAGCTTGCCATTGCTTCGGCGCGGAAAAAAGGGCGTGTGGTGGTGGTGGGCGCGGTCGGGATGGATATCCCACGCGCAGGGTTTTTTGAGAAGGAGTTGGAGATCACCATCTCCTGCAGCTACGGCCCGGGGCGCTACGACCCCACCTACGAAGAAGAAGGGCACGATTACCCCGTTGCCTTTGCACGCTGGACCGAAGGGCGCAACCTGCAGGCGATTCTGGACCTGATGGCCTCCGGAAGCCTGAACGTGAACCCGATGATCACCCACCGCTTCCCCATTGCCGAGGCGGGGAAGGCGTACGACATCATCACCGGAAAAACGCCGGAGCCACATATCGGGATCATCCTGCACTACCCCGAGCGGAAGGAATCGCTGGTGCGGACGGTGCAGGTGCACCCGGCCAAACCGGCGGCGGGGGCGTTGGGGGTGGCGTACATCGGCGCGGGAAATTTTGCCCAAAGCTACCTGATCCCCCCAACCCAAAAAGCGGGCGCACGGATGCTTGCGGTGGCCACCTCCACCGCGGTGAACGCCCGCTCCGTTGCCGAGAAATTCGGGTTCCAGCAAGCCACCACCGATGTTGACGCGGTGCTGGCCAATCCAGAGGTTGGCGCGGTCTTTATCGCCACCCGCCACGACACCCACGGCGATTACGTTGCGCGCGCCTTGCAAGCGGGGAAGCAAGTGTTTGTGGAGAAGCCGCTGGCGATCAATCGGGAGGAGCTTGGGAAGATTCGTGAGCTTGCCGAGGCGGGGAACGATCGGGTGATGGTGGGCTTCAACCGCCGTTTCAGCAAGCCGCTGGCCGATATGCGGAAGGTGTTCGCCAACTGTGGCGAGCCGCTAACGATGATCTACCGCGTGAACGCTGGGTTCATCAAGCCGGACCATTGGATCCAAGCCCCGGCGCAAGGGGGAAGGATCATTGGCGAGGGATGCCACTTCATTGACACGATGGAGTTTATGACCGGCGGAGCGCGCCCGGTTAGCGTCTATGCGGCGGCAATCGGAAGCAGCAACGCCCAGGTCCGCAATGCCGACAACGTCTCGCTCACCATCCGCTTCAGCGATGGCTCCATCGGGACGTTGCTCTATCTTGCCAACGGCGATCCATCGGTTCCGAAAGAATACTTCGAGGTGTTCGGCGCGGGGATGACGGCGATCATGCAAAACTTCTCCACCGTTGCAACCTCACGCGGGCGGAAAACCACAGTGGCCAAATACAACGGCGACAAGGGGCACAACGAGGAGGTTGCGCAAACGCTTGCGGCAATGAAATCGGGGGGGCCAATGCCGATTGGTTTCCAAAGCCTGCACAGCACCACGCTGGCCACCATCGCCGCGTTGGAATCGTTGGCAACGGGGGAAGTGGTGATGATCGAGGGGTGAGATAGGGAGTAAGATAGAAGAGTGAGATCGCGAAAGAGAAAGATGAAATAGAGAGATGAAAAAGTAGAGATGGAGCGAGAGCGGAGGCCGGGATCGCCACGCAGCACGCAACAACAAGAAGCCCAAGCGCCGGAATGATCGGCACTTGGGCTTTGCTTTATTCAGCAATGATTTCATCAACCATTGGGCCGCTTACAGGCGTATTCTTCCCAGGACCCGCACCGGCACGAACTGGTTGCTAATAACGCCATCCGAGCCAAGCCCGTAGCCAGCCTCAACCGCCACGCCAAGTTCCTGGTTGATGCGGTACTCCACCCCAACAGCCCCGGCGACGTACTCATTCGTCACCGATGCTTCCGGGGCATACATTGCCATTCCTTCGGCCATGCCGTTCATGCTGTAGGTGGCTTTATTGCGCGACATCTCCGTAAGCCCCGCATCAACCAAGGCGTACAGGCGATAGTGGGCCAGTTCGTAGAGTTCGCCGCGCAAGGCCATGCCGAACGAGAAGAAGGCTTTCTGGCCGCCATCAACGCAGCGGACCAAGCGATCCTTAAACGACAAGGCTTTGCCGGTGTGGGGGAACTCCATGTAGCTGAAAAACAATCCCGCCGAAAGCCACGTGTTCACCTTGCCCAGCACCGAGCCGTTCAACGAGAACCCGGTGACGTAGAATCCGCTGAACTTCAGCGGCGCAACCGGCGTGACCACGCCACACCCCAGCGAAGCGTGCCAATCGTTTGTTTCCGTGTCCTGCGCCCAGGCCAGCGAAGTGTTCGTAGCGAGAAGAGCAACCGTCAGAAGTGCAGACAAAAGCAATCGGTTCATATCCAACCCCTCCGAAAAAAGTGAAGTGTATGGGACGTTGTAGTAACCTTTGGGTGCTGTCGTGAGTCATTGTTTGCAATTGTACAGCAACCAATGTGCCAAGCCGATAACCCTCGGAAGGGGGGATTGTTCCCTTGGCCAACGGTGTCCCTTCCTTCTCTCCAAAAGATTCTTCCTGGGCGGTGCTGCGATGCTGAAAAAATGTTAGGTTTCCGCCCCTCGGTTTGGAACTCTATCCCATACTGTCAACTCTTCATGTCCAACGGCTTTTCCCTGCATCCATCTTCTTCCGGCCTTCAAGCAAGTGCTGGGCTACGGGTGTTTGGTCCCGCCGCACCGATCATTCCTACCGAGGGGGGCGGGGAGGTTCTTCACGCAGTGGGAAGAAGACGCAGCACACCACCGCAGGCTGGTGGGGCCGTTGGCTTCGTTCAACGATTCTGCTGCGGGCTGCTGTTGCTGCTGGTTGGCATTGCGATTCCGGCGGCAAGCCAAACCAACACCGCCTCCAGCGGCAGCCGTTTTTTTGTGACGCTGCCGGCGATGTACCCCGCCAACAACCATTACTTGCGCGCCAGCATCGTTTCGGTTGGGCAATGCACCGTGACGGTCCTGCAAACCGAGACGGGGCAATCGGAGACGCGGACGATGATGCCGGGGGAGGTGTGGGATTACCTGATCTCCCGCACCAGAATCATGCTCCCTCCGGGCGAGGTGAAATCAAGGAAAACGTTGCAGATCACCAGCGACGGGCTTATCACCGTCAACGTTACCAGCGATGGCGATTTTGTCACCGATAACGCCATGGCCTTCCCCATTTACGATTACGGCCATGAGTATTACACGCTCTCGGTGCCAAGTTCCACCAACCTGGGGGGCGTGTTTGCGGTGATTGCTTCGGAGGATAACACCGAGGTTCGTATCACCCCTTCGCTGGTTACTGCCAACGGCAATCTACCATCGTTCACCTACGCCGTAACGCTCAACCGTGGCGAGGCCTACCAGGTGACCCCGAAAGATTTGGAAGGAACCGACATCACCGGCTCGCGGATCACCAGCGACAAACCAGTGGTGGTATTCTCCGGCCACGCTGGGGCGTTTCTGCCAGAAGGGATCGGCGGGGCGCAAAACTCCATGATCGAGCAGATGCTTCCGGTAGCGGATTGGGGGCGCCGTTTCTACGCCCGCCCGCTTCCCGGGCAAACCCGTGGCTTCTACAAAGTGGTTGCCGCGCAGGCGGGGACGGTGGTTCGCCGAAACGGGCTGCCGATTGCCACACTTGGGGCGGGCCAGACCCACACGTTTATGTTTGAGGAGCCGGTGATTATCGAGGGGAGCTTGCCGATTATGGCCGCGCAGTTCACCACGCATTTCACTGCCGACTCCGCCCAGCCCAACAGCGATCCTTCCATGATGCTGCTGAACTCGGTGGACCTGTTCAGCACCAACTACCAATGGATGACCCCGTACCTGCTTCCCCGCTATTTCTTGCGGGCGAATCCCAAAGGGGGCCCCGATCCCGACACCGTGTTCGTTCCGTTTGCCCACTACCTGATGGTGACGGCTCCAAAAATTGGGCGCACCAGCGTGCGGCTGGATGGAAATCCGATTGACTTCGACGGCTACGGGCTTCCGCATGGCGATGGGAAGAATGTGACGGCCATTGTGAAGATTCAGCCAGGGGTTCACCAAGTCAGTTCCACGGTCCCGGTCAACGCGCAGGCATTTGGCTACAGCCATTACGATGCCTACTCCAGCCCCGCCGGCACGTTAGTCCGCGACGCGCTTCGGGCCGATGAACTGACGGCCCGCACCTGCAACGATTACTTCGACACCATCATCCAGCTGCGGAACATTGGCGGGCGGGAGTTGGAGGTGACAAAAGGGGAGTTTAGCGGCATCACGGGGGAGGTGATAACGCCAGGAATCTACCCCTTCTTTATGACGAAATTCTCCAACCGTTGGATGCGGCTGCGGATACCCCTCCCGAACTACGGACCCTACGACGGCACGCTGACGCTGACCACGAAAACCAGCGCAGGCCGCCCTTTGGAAATCCCGATTCACATTGACCGCGACAGCATGGGGGCCGAGCTTGCCATGGCTTCGCTATCATTCCCGACAGTGGACGCGGCGGGGATCCCAAAAACCGAGCAGGTGATGCTGGTCAACACCGGAACCGGACCGGTTACCGTAACCAAGTCGGAGTTCACCAGCGCGTTCACGCTGGCGGACCCCGCGCTTCCGGCCACAGTGGAGCCGGGGGATACGCTTTGGCTGACGATCCGGTTTGCCCCGGGAAGCTCGGGGATGTACAAAGGGGTTGGAACCTTCCATGTTGGGCCTTGCCTTGCGCCGCTAACGCTTGAGTTGCGCGGCGAGCGGCTGCGGGGGGCGCGCATCGAGGCGTACGCCGGGGATATTCCGCCGTTGGTCTGCCCAACCCCAACGGTGCAGCCTTTCACGCTCAGCATCCGCAACACCGGGCAGGAGACGTTGCGGGTGGATAGCGTGCAGATTCAGGGGGCGTATGCTGGCGATTTTACGCTGGTCAACCCTTTTGCGCCGGCCACAATTCTTGCCGATTCCACGCTGCTTGTGCCGATGGAGTTCGCTCCAACCGGGGTTGGCGAGCGTTCGGCAACGGCGCGGATTTACAGCACCGCCCCCGGCAGCCCGGTGCTTGCGATCCCATTATCGGCGCGGAAAGATTCCGTGGGGATTGCTGTGTCGGATCAATGGCTAAACTTGGGAACCTTAAGCGGCTGCGACCCGCCAAGCTCCCGAATGCTGACGTTGTTTTGTGCCGGGACGCTGCCAGTTCAGTTCGATTCAGCAACGGTTTCTGGTGGCAATTTTACGCTGTCGGCGATCAGTGTGCCGGGGATTGCCGTGGGGGAATCAGCCAGCATCACCGTGACGTTCCAGCCAACGGGACCCGGGGTGCATTGGGATACGCTGCGGATCTATTCGGGGCCGTGCGGTGTGGTGAAAACAATTCCGCTGCGGGGCGAGCAACAAAGCGCGGGGATCGGCTTCAGCCGCGACACGGTGGATTTTGGCACCATCGCCGAATGCCAAGCCCTTGCCACCACCACGTTCCGCATCGTCAACACCGGGGCAACCCACGACACGATTGTTGGATTGACGCTGAACGGAGCCGCGTTTGCGATGGGGGCGTTGCCGGCACGGTTGGTGTTGGCCCCCGGGGAAAGAAGTCAACCCATAACCCTCACGTTCCAGCCTGGCGGCGTTGGGGAATTTGTTGGAAGCATTGACTTGCGTGCCGAGCCGTGCGGTTTGTCGCGGACCCTGTATCTGCGTGGTTCGGTGCTCCCCCAAGCCCTTACTGCCACAAACGATGTGAGCATCGGGCGGGTGCGGAAGGATTCGTTGGCGGTGGGAACCACGCTGCTGCGCAACAGCGGTGGGGTTCCGATGGTTGTTCGCTCCATCACCTTCTCCCCTGCGGTTCCTGGCTTGCGCATTGCCAGCCCCACGCTTCCGATTCGATTGGAGGCCGGGGCCGAAGCTGCGGTGCGGGTCGAATATCTATCCTCCGCTCCGGCAAGTTTTGTGGCAAGCGCGATTGCCGTTGCCGACTCCCCGTGCGTCGTTGCCGACACTTTTATGGTGATGGGGGAATGGCGGCGTGACCTTTCGCTTCAGTTATCGCTCAGTTTACCAGACACCACGGCGCGGGTGGGCGATTGGCGGGTGTTGCCGCTTCGCTACTCCGCTTCGGTGCCTTCCGATGGAGTGGTGACGGTGCAGGGTGAGCTTCGCTGGGATGCGGGGATCTTCTTCCCGAAATCGTTGACCACGCCACTTCCCGGAACCTTGACGGCACGGTTGGATTCGGTGAGCGGAGGGGAGCGGGTTGTGATGTTTACCTATTCTGGCTTGTTATTGCAAGCAGGGGTGCTTGCGGAGCTTACTGGGCGGGCACTGCTGGGAAGCAGCGAGCAGACACCGTTGCAGATTACCAACGTAAAGGCAACCCTTACCCTGCCTGCCACTGGCGATAGCGTTCGTGGCGGGGTTGGCACAACGGATGGTTCGCTAACGATTATTGATTTCTGCGGGAATCTTGGGAACCGGCTGCTGGAGTTTTCGCCGTTGTTCCGCATTGCCGGCGTTGCTCCAAATCCGGCAAGCCAAGCAATCAATCTGGAACTTACGGTCCCCAACGACGGGCGCGTTGTGGTTTCGCTGATAGGCTTGGTCGGCAATCAGGTTGTGCACCTGTTCGATGGGGACCTTCCGGCGGGCCAGCAACAAGTGGAATTGCCGATTGGAGATGCCGCCACCGGAACCTACTACTTGCGGGTGCGTGCCGGCGGCCAGGAACGAATCGCACGGCTGATGATCCTGCGCTGATCGTTCGCTCTCAACGACATTTGTAACAAGCCAACCCGCTCGGCAGGTTGTAACCTTCGGGCGGGTTATTGGTTCTGCTTTGTAACCTGCCTTCAAATTGCTCCCTCTTCTGGATTCCTCTTCTCCATGTATCTTTGCGACCAAACGATAGCAATACCAACGTACAGCCAACGATGACTCGACAGCATCTTCTTACCCCTCTCATCCTTTTGCTTCTGGCGGCGGTGCTTCCAAGCAATATGGCAGGGCAAACGCCGACGGGGAAGGAATATCTGGTGGTGCTTCCGCCGTTTCTTCATCATACCGAGGCCCAAAAGAACATCGCCTCCTACAGCGTAGAGGTGATGTGCTCCCGCAAGACCACGCTGAATATACGTTGGGGCACCACGAGCTACTTCCCCAACGGGTTGACAGTGAATGCGGGCGATCGGCAAGTTTTTAAGCCGAATTTCCCGCTCCCTCCGCTGTCGGCGTTTATGCAACCTACCAACCAGTTGATCAATAATTCGATCAACAACTCGGTGCTGGTCATCACCAGCGACCAACCGATCACCGTGCAGGTAACGTTCGACACGTTGAACCGGCTGGAAACCTACGCGGTGATGCCGGTTGTGGCCTACGACACCGTCTTCACCGTCAGCACCTACGCCGGCTACAGCCAGTATGCGGACCGCGGAGGCTTCACGATTGTTGCTTCGCAGGATAACACCCAAGTCACCGTCACCCCACGGGTGGACACGTGGCGGCCCGATCTTGGCGCGCCCAACCACCCGGCGGGCGTTCCCTACACCTTCACCCTGAATAAATATCAGGCAATCAGCTTCCGCACGCAGTCGAATCAGGAGGGGTATCTTTCCGATCAAACGGGGTCCACGATTAAATCGAACAAACCGATTGGCGTGATTGGCTATGGGCGGACCAACACCCCTTCGGCCAAACTTCCCCCGCCCAATCCTCCGGTCCCTCCCGATCAGCCCGTCCCCTTCCCGGAAGTGAATTGGTACGGCAAACCGGTGATGGAGGCCCAGCTGAGCGATAACCAAGCGGGAACCTTGTTCTATTCCGCTCCGTTTGCACGCCAGGACACATCGCTGGTGCGGATTGTTGCCACCAAAGATGGGACCACAATTGACACCAACGGCGTGCGGCTGCAAAAGCCAGGAAGCACCACCGACACCGTTCTGAACCGTGGCGCATGGGTGGATTTACGGATGCGGGAACCGATGAAAATCGAAACGTCGCTGCCGGTGATCGCCACCCAATTGGGGTACAGCGGTGAGGCCTGCAAGAACGACACACTCTACGGAAATGGCAACCCGCCGGACCCCGACACGATGGACATCCCCTACGGCGCGCCGATGATGACGCAGCTCCTTCCGGTGAACCGCTACGCCCGCGCTGTGCAATGGATTAGCCCCGACCCACCAGGCCGCCCAACCATGCCATACCGCCCAGTCGGAAATCATGTGTGGGAGCATTATGCCCTGGTGACTGTCCCGGTTGGAGTGAAAGACTCGGTGCTGCTGGATGGAAATAAAATTCATCCCGCCATCTTCAATAAACCAAGCAGCGATGGTAAGTATGTTTCCGGTATCCTCAAACTGATACCCCGGCAGCATGTGGTGGAGGCGGAAGAGCCGCTAAGCGTGATTGCCTACGGGTTCGAGTGGGACGATGCCTACGGCCATAACGCGGGCGAAGCCCTCCGTTCACGCGCCAAGTTTGGCATTGACTCACTCTACATCATCAGCTGCCAGAACGAGACCGACACCACAATCTCGGTGGAGAATTTTGGGAACAACCCGTTCCTGATTGATAGCATCAAGGCCACCGGATTTGGCATCGAGGTGCTGAAGCCAAACCCAACCCCGTTCAACTACTTGCCGGGGCTGAAAAACCAGATTGTGCTTGTGGTGAAAACCCCCACGCCGGGGGTCTATACCGGAAAACTCACGATCTACACCGATGCCAACAACAAGAAGGTGTGGGAGATACCGGTGACGGCAATCCGCGACAGCGCAAAGCTGCGGGTGCCGGGAAGCACCCTCGATTTGGGGGTGCTGAAATCCACCGAGGCCACCCGCGACACCTGCGTGATTGTCCAGAACGAGGGGATGCGCCCGCTGACCGTGAGCGCAATTACGTTCAATGGCCCGGGCTTCCAGGTGATGGATCCAACGCAGTTCCCGGTAACAATCCAGCCCGGCAAAGCCGACACCATCTGCGTCCGCTTCACGCCAAGCAGCGACGGCCTTACCGAACGCACCATGCGGATTGTTGGCAGCCCATGCCTTACTCCCATTGATATCACCGTTCGCGGGTTCAAGGGGGCCGGGGCCTCGCTAAGCGTTAGCCGGTCCATGGAGTACTCCAGCTACCTCTGTAGCGGGCCGGACTATGTTGATTCGGTGATCGTGCTGAAAAGCGTGGGGGAT encodes:
- a CDS encoding outer membrane beta-barrel protein, producing MNRLLLSALLTVALLATNTSLAWAQDTETNDWHASLGCGVVTPVAPLKFSGFYVTGFSLNGSVLGKVNTWLSAGLFFSYMEFPHTGKALSFKDRLVRCVDGGQKAFFSFGMALRGELYELAHYRLYALVDAGLTEMSRNKATYSMNGMAEGMAMYAPEASVTNEYVAGAVGVEYRINQELGVAVEAGYGLGSDGVISNQFVPVRVLGRIRL
- a CDS encoding choice-of-anchor D domain-containing protein is translated as MTRQHLLTPLILLLLAAVLPSNMAGQTPTGKEYLVVLPPFLHHTEAQKNIASYSVEVMCSRKTTLNIRWGTTSYFPNGLTVNAGDRQVFKPNFPLPPLSAFMQPTNQLINNSINNSVLVITSDQPITVQVTFDTLNRLETYAVMPVVAYDTVFTVSTYAGYSQYADRGGFTIVASQDNTQVTVTPRVDTWRPDLGAPNHPAGVPYTFTLNKYQAISFRTQSNQEGYLSDQTGSTIKSNKPIGVIGYGRTNTPSAKLPPPNPPVPPDQPVPFPEVNWYGKPVMEAQLSDNQAGTLFYSAPFARQDTSLVRIVATKDGTTIDTNGVRLQKPGSTTDTVLNRGAWVDLRMREPMKIETSLPVIATQLGYSGEACKNDTLYGNGNPPDPDTMDIPYGAPMMTQLLPVNRYARAVQWISPDPPGRPTMPYRPVGNHVWEHYALVTVPVGVKDSVLLDGNKIHPAIFNKPSSDGKYVSGILKLIPRQHVVEAEEPLSVIAYGFEWDDAYGHNAGEALRSRAKFGIDSLYIISCQNETDTTISVENFGNNPFLIDSIKATGFGIEVLKPNPTPFNYLPGLKNQIVLVVKTPTPGVYTGKLTIYTDANNKKVWEIPVTAIRDSAKLRVPGSTLDLGVLKSTEATRDTCVIVQNEGMRPLTVSAITFNGPGFQVMDPTQFPVTIQPGKADTICVRFTPSSDGLTERTMRIVGSPCLTPIDITVRGFKGAGASLSVSRSMEYSSYLCSGPDYVDSVIVLKSVGDEPVEIKTASISGTHAGDYTITGASPAGQTIPPGGSLSFTVRFAPQGIGARVAQVDLTTTAVNAPTLAIDLRARKDTTTLTPSVASLPFPRVLACDDTVRLPITFSNDGSVPDTITSIDFGSATAYGVDDPLPIIIYPGIPKTVTVRFAPAADGSFPATLTAVGAPCNLRATVSLSGERISPSLATSAATVNFGTVYLCDGDTTAQVTITNNGQVADTINRAFFTGNPAFFMQENYPIVLDPGASRTFTMTFTPSAQGIFNGELNIEWGPCGRTTTVNVVGQGVQPSTQLSATGVDFGQVNIKTTGTGTIRLRNTGTVGRTVGAIDLGGLGEVTITKPAQFPATIPAGGELEIEFTYAPQAKGKLTGTATITVDAPCGQQLSLAIAGEAVGEDIVIAQLTVGAQNNVIGRVNENVQIPLSITGSDNLTAAAINTMRVYLHYRYTLLAPLRSFSQLPGMTATIADSRIVGDQRVMAIDLSGGTFPATGEIARLECLALLGDTSSTIITIDSVTVTTPPNRQVTVNRQNGSFLTDGICRIDGDRYVLLDEGASLKALYPNPFSSSATIEFGLDQAGSVQLVVTDLRGVPIRTLVSSQLPAGDYSVLFQANSLPAGLYFCELHYGQTVLRQPLVLVK
- a CDS encoding choice-of-anchor D domain-containing protein translates to MSNGFSLHPSSSGLQASAGLRVFGPAAPIIPTEGGGEVLHAVGRRRSTPPQAGGAVGFVQRFCCGLLLLLVGIAIPAASQTNTASSGSRFFVTLPAMYPANNHYLRASIVSVGQCTVTVLQTETGQSETRTMMPGEVWDYLISRTRIMLPPGEVKSRKTLQITSDGLITVNVTSDGDFVTDNAMAFPIYDYGHEYYTLSVPSSTNLGGVFAVIASEDNTEVRITPSLVTANGNLPSFTYAVTLNRGEAYQVTPKDLEGTDITGSRITSDKPVVVFSGHAGAFLPEGIGGAQNSMIEQMLPVADWGRRFYARPLPGQTRGFYKVVAAQAGTVVRRNGLPIATLGAGQTHTFMFEEPVIIEGSLPIMAAQFTTHFTADSAQPNSDPSMMLLNSVDLFSTNYQWMTPYLLPRYFLRANPKGGPDPDTVFVPFAHYLMVTAPKIGRTSVRLDGNPIDFDGYGLPHGDGKNVTAIVKIQPGVHQVSSTVPVNAQAFGYSHYDAYSSPAGTLVRDALRADELTARTCNDYFDTIIQLRNIGGRELEVTKGEFSGITGEVITPGIYPFFMTKFSNRWMRLRIPLPNYGPYDGTLTLTTKTSAGRPLEIPIHIDRDSMGAELAMASLSFPTVDAAGIPKTEQVMLVNTGTGPVTVTKSEFTSAFTLADPALPATVEPGDTLWLTIRFAPGSSGMYKGVGTFHVGPCLAPLTLELRGERLRGARIEAYAGDIPPLVCPTPTVQPFTLSIRNTGQETLRVDSVQIQGAYAGDFTLVNPFAPATILADSTLLVPMEFAPTGVGERSATARIYSTAPGSPVLAIPLSARKDSVGIAVSDQWLNLGTLSGCDPPSSRMLTLFCAGTLPVQFDSATVSGGNFTLSAISVPGIAVGESASITVTFQPTGPGVHWDTLRIYSGPCGVVKTIPLRGEQQSAGIGFSRDTVDFGTIAECQALATTTFRIVNTGATHDTIVGLTLNGAAFAMGALPARLVLAPGERSQPITLTFQPGGVGEFVGSIDLRAEPCGLSRTLYLRGSVLPQALTATNDVSIGRVRKDSLAVGTTLLRNSGGVPMVVRSITFSPAVPGLRIASPTLPIRLEAGAEAAVRVEYLSSAPASFVASAIAVADSPCVVADTFMVMGEWRRDLSLQLSLSLPDTTARVGDWRVLPLRYSASVPSDGVVTVQGELRWDAGIFFPKSLTTPLPGTLTARLDSVSGGERVVMFTYSGLLLQAGVLAELTGRALLGSSEQTPLQITNVKATLTLPATGDSVRGGVGTTDGSLTIIDFCGNLGNRLLEFSPLFRIAGVAPNPASQAINLELTVPNDGRVVVSLIGLVGNQVVHLFDGDLPAGQQQVELPIGDAATGTYYLRVRAGGQERIARLMILR
- a CDS encoding bi-domain-containing oxidoreductase codes for the protein MLQAIQYQKTGELHVKELPAPELKPGMIVVRTAASLISAGTERTSVATAQASMLTKARTRPDLVKQAMDMVKKEGLMNTVEKIRTRLDSYKALGYSAAGVVVASACDEFAPGDRVACAGAGYASHAEVIAVPKNLAVKIPDGVSFEQAAFTTLGAIALQGVRQAKISLGESVAVVGLGLLGQLTVQLLKAAGCRVIGLDINEGLFAAARQFGADAVAHSGGGAAQAIESFTRGIGADAVIITAGTNSNAPMELAIASARKKGRVVVVGAVGMDIPRAGFFEKELEITISCSYGPGRYDPTYEEEGHDYPVAFARWTEGRNLQAILDLMASGSLNVNPMITHRFPIAEAGKAYDIITGKTPEPHIGIILHYPERKESLVRTVQVHPAKPAAGALGVAYIGAGNFAQSYLIPPTQKAGARMLAVATSTAVNARSVAEKFGFQQATTDVDAVLANPEVGAVFIATRHDTHGDYVARALQAGKQVFVEKPLAINREELGKIRELAEAGNDRVMVGFNRRFSKPLADMRKVFANCGEPLTMIYRVNAGFIKPDHWIQAPAQGGRIIGEGCHFIDTMEFMTGGARPVSVYAAAIGSSNAQVRNADNVSLTIRFSDGSIGTLLYLANGDPSVPKEYFEVFGAGMTAIMQNFSTVATSRGRKTTVAKYNGDKGHNEEVAQTLAAMKSGGPMPIGFQSLHSTTLATIAALESLATGEVVMIEG